The Oceanibaculum nanhaiense genome includes the window AATCCACAGCGCTGGCCGGTGCCGGCCTTGCCATGCCGGCCATCGTCAGCCGCGGCGTTCTCGCCTCGTCGGGCGAGATCAACATCATGATGTGGTCGGATTACCTGCCGGAAAGCTTCGTGAAGGGGTTTACCGACAAGACCGGCATCAAGATCAACTTCACCGGTATCGGCTCCAACGACGAGATCATCAACAAGCTGCGCGCGACCAGCGGCCAGGGCTTCGACATCGTCACCCCGACGGTGAACCGCAATCCGCTGTGGGCCGAGTTGAACCTGCTGCAGCCCTTCGACATGAAGCGGGTGCCGCTGGACAAGGTGAACCCGGCGATGGCGCTGGGCGAGGCGCACTGGAATTTCGGCGGCAAGGGCACGCATTGGCTGCCGCATATCTGGGGCACCGAGGGTGTGGCCTGGCGTACCGACGCCTTCAAGCCGGCCGGCGAATTCCCCAGCTATTACGATGTCTGGGACGAGGCCAATGCCGGCAAGACCATGGGCCGCGCCCATTCGATGATGCTGGGCCTCGGCCTCGGGCTGGAGCGGCGCGGCGAGATGGCGCCGGGCTCGATGTGGGCGGCCTATAAGGACGAGGTCAAGATGAAGGAGGTCTGGACCAAGCTGACCGAAACCGCCATCGCCAAGAAGAAGAACATCAAGCTGCTGTGGAACGATGCCGACACCCAGAAAAACGGCCTGCTGAACGAAGGCGTTATCGTCGGCCAGACCTGGGATGGCCCGCCCATCGCGCTGAAGACCGCCGGCGAACCGGTGATGTACCGGGCGCCTGTCGAGGGCGCCATGGCCTGGGTGGACGGTCTTGCCATGCCCATCGGCGCCAAGAACATCGACCAGATCTACGCCTTCATCGAGGCCGCCTACGACGCCAAGCTGGCCGGCGAGGCGATCAAGAGCCATGGCTATAATTCGCCGGTCCTCGGCGCCGACAAGTTCGGCGGCGAAATCTATGCCAAGAATTTCGCCGATGCCTATCCCGGCGAGGCGCTGGCGAAGCTGAACCCCTGGCCCGCCGAAATGCCCTGGTACGCCACGGCCCGCACGGAGTTCGTGAACAAGTTCATGAGCGCCTGATTATCCGACCGCTAACGATATGCGGCGATGCGGCCGGTTTGCCGCATCGCCTCCTATCATTGCCAATCACTACCCCCCTTGGCACCGGATAAAGGCGTTCAATGACCAGTAAGGATATCCTGCTCGACCACGTCAGCATCCGATTCGGCACCTATACGGCGGTGGACAATGCCTATCTGACGATCAAGGGCGGGGAGTTCTTCTCCTTTCTCGGGCCGTCCGGCTGCGGCAAGACCACGCTGCTGCGCTGCATTTCCGGCTTTGTCGATCCCAGCGAAGGCCGCGTGCTGATCGGCGGCAAGGACATGCAGAATGTCGGGCCGAACAAGCGCCCCACCGCGCTGATCTTCCAGAATCTGGCCCTGTTCCCGCTGATGAGCGTGGCCGAGAACATCGCCTTCCCGCTGGAGGTGCGCGGCATCGGCCGCAAGGAACGACGCAAGCGCGCCGACGAGCTGCTGGAGCTGATCGCCCTTACCGGCACCGGCGACAAGAAGGTGCATGAGCTGTCCGGCGGCCAGCGCCAGCGCGTCGCCATCGCCCGGGCGCTGGCGGTCGAGCCGGACATATTGCTGCTGGACGAGCCGCTGTCGGCGCTCGATCTGAAGCTGCGCCAGCATATGCGCACCGAACTGCGGGCGATCCAGCAGCGGGTCGGCCTTACCTTCATCTACATCACCCACGATCAGGGCGAGGCGCTGACCATGTCGGACCGCGTCGCCGTCATGAAACAGGGGGTGGTCGAACAGGTCGGCGACCCGGAGTCGGTCTATGAGCGGCCGAAGACCGCCTTCGTCGCCTCCTTCGTCGGGGAGACCAACCAGATCGCCGGCATTGTGGTCGGCCAGGACGGGCAGATCGCCCATCTCGACACCCCGCTTGGCCGGTTGTCGGGCCGCGCCGGCGGCGGACGGACCTACAGGCCGGGCGACCGATGCGTCCTGTTCATCCGGCCGGAAAGGCTGCGGCTGGCCAACTCTGCAAGCGAAAGCG containing:
- a CDS encoding extracellular solute-binding protein encodes the protein MRNFSFKTSLGRRTFLKSTALAGAGLAMPAIVSRGVLASSGEINIMMWSDYLPESFVKGFTDKTGIKINFTGIGSNDEIINKLRATSGQGFDIVTPTVNRNPLWAELNLLQPFDMKRVPLDKVNPAMALGEAHWNFGGKGTHWLPHIWGTEGVAWRTDAFKPAGEFPSYYDVWDEANAGKTMGRAHSMMLGLGLGLERRGEMAPGSMWAAYKDEVKMKEVWTKLTETAIAKKKNIKLLWNDADTQKNGLLNEGVIVGQTWDGPPIALKTAGEPVMYRAPVEGAMAWVDGLAMPIGAKNIDQIYAFIEAAYDAKLAGEAIKSHGYNSPVLGADKFGGEIYAKNFADAYPGEALAKLNPWPAEMPWYATARTEFVNKFMSA
- a CDS encoding ABC transporter ATP-binding protein, which translates into the protein MTSKDILLDHVSIRFGTYTAVDNAYLTIKGGEFFSFLGPSGCGKTTLLRCISGFVDPSEGRVLIGGKDMQNVGPNKRPTALIFQNLALFPLMSVAENIAFPLEVRGIGRKERRKRADELLELIALTGTGDKKVHELSGGQRQRVAIARALAVEPDILLLDEPLSALDLKLRQHMRTELRAIQQRVGLTFIYITHDQGEALTMSDRVAVMKQGVVEQVGDPESVYERPKTAFVASFVGETNQIAGIVVGQDGQIAHLDTPLGRLSGRAGGGRTYRPGDRCVLFIRPERLRLANSASESGNLIRARHVKEEFEGSIRHLFLRAGGSDLRVSLVNDGSTATGRRADDAIDVTFDADFAIALPEEEMPGAAA